In a genomic window of Pelotomaculum thermopropionicum SI:
- a CDS encoding hypothetical membrane protein, producing the protein MLTKKILRIIKPDPLKLVLFFICLLLPSWALAYQVVSKTVSEETVTRGAVLQTVRMTTNEGPLNVYILKADLSDPYLKVDTIVGADGTLAKNQTVTAMAGRAGAVAAVNGDFFQMKESGRPIGLLYQGGRLIESPALRSDMYGFAVTKDKLPILEVFQFSGQVTAGNGKSFPLSGINKPGYLVMSDASSDVDSLLLYNSLWGPVSRGRLAGLTGVVEAVVKNGVVQQVLTDQPGVPIPPDGYVLRGHGQAARFILENLPAGSKVSYTYSVMPQGDKLFAAVGGQALLVEEGRLPAYFTQNIAGKHARTAAGVSKDGKTLYLVAVEKQSASDGTVVSRGMTQEELAEFLISIGVWRAVNLDGGGSTTLAARHLGDFNVSLINRPQGKSQRSVPNAIGIFSTAPPGKLKGLAISGPSVLIAGTKGEFTAKGYDQYYNPVRIEPEKVSWSAAPAAGKFEGSVFLPERGGTVTVQAALGSATGAAAVRVIGPEMLAGLVVSPSSISVEPGQSVELSVQVKTKEGETFALKSEDVRWAVDGTAGVIANGKFTAAAGPASGKIEVSFQGLSASVPVSVRLPSVELQAEPGKDSEAVLDGRVRVRFPAGSANYPVKIQLSNAGIPVDLPEGFVPVEAITVTPEEGQKAVLNAPWRLSWNYSTAAVNARPAVLLWDPVQNKWREQPAKVEGEGQARIISAAVWGFGKLVLVDDRRPPAVFKDTEGHWAASAISNLAGRGVINGFPDGTFGPAQTVTRAQFVAMLAAALQWATPESMPAFKDAVPAWAMPAVAAAVARGVISGYPDGTFAPDARITRSEMAVMICRALALEGAGGSLQYRDSAAIPDFARDAVARASAAGLLQGSEGYFRPWDGATRAEAAVVISRVLALWLERGS; encoded by the coding sequence ATGTTGACTAAAAAAATTTTAAGAATCATTAAGCCTGACCCGCTGAAGTTGGTTTTGTTTTTTATTTGCCTGCTTTTGCCTTCCTGGGCTTTAGCTTACCAGGTGGTAAGCAAAACAGTCAGCGAGGAAACGGTCACCAGAGGGGCTGTGCTGCAGACGGTCAGGATGACAACTAACGAGGGGCCGTTAAATGTTTACATTTTAAAGGCCGATTTAAGCGACCCCTATTTGAAAGTTGACACGATTGTGGGGGCAGACGGCACCCTGGCCAAAAACCAGACCGTAACGGCAATGGCCGGGCGCGCCGGGGCGGTTGCGGCCGTAAACGGCGACTTCTTTCAGATGAAGGAGAGCGGGCGTCCCATCGGGCTGCTCTACCAGGGCGGCCGCCTGATCGAGAGCCCGGCCCTGCGCAGCGATATGTACGGCTTTGCCGTAACAAAGGACAAGCTGCCCATTCTGGAGGTTTTCCAGTTCTCCGGCCAGGTTACCGCCGGCAACGGCAAGAGCTTTCCACTGTCCGGCATAAACAAGCCGGGCTACCTGGTAATGTCGGATGCCTCTTCCGATGTTGACTCCCTTCTTCTTTACAATTCCCTGTGGGGCCCCGTCAGCAGGGGCAGGCTGGCCGGCTTGACCGGCGTTGTAGAGGCCGTGGTGAAAAACGGCGTGGTACAGCAGGTTTTAACCGATCAGCCGGGCGTACCCATACCGCCTGACGGCTACGTTCTGAGGGGCCACGGACAGGCGGCCAGGTTTATTCTGGAAAACCTTCCCGCCGGTTCAAAGGTAAGCTACACTTACTCGGTAATGCCTCAGGGTGATAAATTGTTTGCCGCCGTTGGCGGACAGGCCCTGCTTGTGGAGGAAGGCCGCCTGCCGGCTTATTTCACCCAGAACATTGCCGGCAAACATGCCCGGACGGCCGCCGGAGTTTCTAAGGACGGCAAGACTCTCTACCTTGTTGCGGTGGAAAAGCAGTCCGCTTCCGACGGCACGGTGGTAAGCAGGGGGATGACCCAGGAAGAGCTGGCCGAGTTTCTAATTTCCATTGGTGTCTGGCGGGCGGTAAACCTGGACGGGGGCGGCTCGACCACGCTTGCCGCCCGTCACCTGGGCGATTTTAACGTCAGCCTGATCAACCGCCCGCAGGGCAAATCTCAGCGTTCGGTGCCTAATGCCATTGGCATTTTTTCCACCGCCCCGCCGGGCAAACTGAAAGGCCTGGCGATAAGCGGCCCTTCGGTCCTGATTGCAGGCACAAAAGGGGAGTTCACGGCAAAGGGATACGACCAGTACTACAACCCTGTGCGCATTGAACCGGAGAAAGTCTCCTGGTCGGCAGCGCCCGCAGCAGGAAAATTTGAAGGCAGCGTGTTTTTGCCGGAGCGGGGGGGCACCGTTACGGTGCAGGCCGCCCTGGGCAGTGCCACCGGAGCGGCGGCCGTACGGGTCATCGGCCCTGAGATGCTGGCCGGGCTGGTGGTGAGTCCGTCTTCCATCAGCGTCGAACCGGGCCAGTCGGTCGAGCTGTCCGTGCAGGTAAAAACAAAAGAGGGAGAGACTTTTGCCTTAAAGAGCGAGGACGTGAGGTGGGCGGTTGACGGCACCGCGGGCGTAATTGCAAACGGGAAGTTTACTGCCGCTGCCGGACCTGCTTCAGGTAAGATAGAAGTGTCGTTCCAGGGGCTTTCTGCTTCTGTCCCGGTGTCCGTAAGGCTTCCTTCCGTTGAGTTGCAGGCAGAACCCGGCAAGGATTCTGAAGCGGTGCTGGACGGCCGGGTGAGAGTAAGGTTCCCCGCCGGGAGCGCCAATTACCCCGTTAAAATACAGCTCTCAAACGCCGGCATCCCTGTGGATTTGCCTGAGGGGTTTGTACCTGTTGAAGCGATCACGGTAACCCCGGAAGAAGGGCAGAAAGCCGTTTTGAATGCGCCGTGGCGGCTGAGCTGGAATTACAGTACCGCGGCGGTTAATGCAAGGCCGGCCGTGCTGTTGTGGGATCCGGTCCAGAATAAATGGCGGGAGCAGCCGGCAAAGGTGGAAGGAGAAGGCCAGGCCAGGATTATTTCCGCGGCGGTTTGGGGATTTGGAAAGCTGGTGCTGGTTGACGACCGCCGCCCGCCCGCCGTTTTTAAGGACACGGAAGGGCACTGGGCCGCCTCTGCCATCAGCAACCTGGCCGGGCGCGGCGTGATAAACGGCTTCCCCGACGGAACCTTCGGCCCCGCCCAGACGGTGACCAGGGCGCAGTTTGTTGCCATGCTGGCAGCCGCGCTGCAATGGGCAACGCCGGAGAGCATGCCCGCCTTTAAGGATGCAGTTCCCGCCTGGGCCATGCCGGCCGTGGCGGCGGCGGTGGCGCGGGGTGTGATTTCGGGTTACCCGGACGGCACTTTTGCGCCTGACGCGAGGATAACCAGAAGCGAAATGGCCGTCATGATCTGCCGGGCGCTGGCTCTGGAAGGTGCAGGCGGCAGCCTGCAGTACCGGGATTCCGCAGCCATACCGGATTTTGCCCGGGATGCCGTGGCCAGAGCTTCTGCAGCCGGGCTGCTGCAGGGCAGCGAAGGCTATTTCAGGCCCTGGGACGGCGCCACCCGCGCTGAGGCGGCCGTGGTGATAAGCCGCGTTCTGGCCCTGTGGCTGGAGCGGGGAAGCTGA
- the CobT gene encoding NaMN:DMB phosphoribosyltransferase, whose product MLLEMTLRRIGSLDAGAMEKAQRRLDSLIKPPGSLGVLEEMAVRLAGITGDPKPQVRNKTVIVMAGDHGVVAEGVSVAPQQVTAQMLPAFVGGVAGIGVLARHAGARLVVVDVGVAVPVEFPGVLQRKVRAGTGNIAVGPAMSREEAVRALETGIEVAQEEIERGAGLLAVGDMGIGNTTPSSAILAAFGGYTAEEVAGRGTMVNDQVLKRKIGAIARALQVNRPDPQDALDVLSKVGGLEIAGLAGVILGAAAGRVPVLIDGFITTAAALVAYKLQPKTREFMIASHLSEEQGHRLMLEQLNLTPVIHMKMRLGEGTGAALTMHLVEAATRIIREMASFDEAGVSALEEDKILK is encoded by the coding sequence ATGCTTCTGGAAATGACTTTGCGCCGGATCGGCAGCCTGGACGCAGGGGCCATGGAAAAGGCCCAAAGGCGCCTGGACAGCCTGATCAAGCCGCCGGGCAGCCTGGGGGTCCTGGAGGAAATGGCCGTGCGCCTGGCCGGGATTACCGGGGACCCTAAGCCCCAGGTGAGGAACAAGACGGTGATAGTCATGGCCGGCGATCACGGCGTGGTGGCCGAAGGCGTGAGCGTCGCCCCGCAGCAGGTTACCGCCCAGATGCTGCCGGCCTTCGTGGGCGGGGTGGCCGGCATCGGAGTGCTGGCAAGGCATGCCGGCGCCAGGCTGGTGGTGGTCGACGTAGGTGTTGCCGTTCCGGTTGAGTTCCCCGGCGTTTTGCAGCGAAAGGTGAGGGCGGGAACCGGCAACATTGCCGTCGGCCCGGCCATGTCCCGGGAGGAGGCCGTCAGGGCGCTGGAAACGGGCATAGAGGTGGCGCAGGAGGAAATCGAACGTGGTGCCGGCCTTCTGGCCGTCGGCGACATGGGCATCGGCAACACCACCCCCAGCAGCGCCATCCTGGCCGCCTTCGGCGGTTACACCGCAGAAGAAGTGGCCGGGCGGGGAACAATGGTTAACGACCAGGTATTGAAGCGAAAGATCGGCGCCATTGCGAGGGCCCTGCAGGTAAACCGCCCCGATCCGCAGGACGCCCTGGACGTTCTGTCCAAGGTGGGCGGCCTTGAAATAGCCGGGCTGGCAGGTGTGATTCTGGGCGCCGCGGCAGGGCGGGTGCCCGTGCTGATCGACGGGTTCATCACCACCGCGGCGGCCCTGGTGGCCTATAAGCTCCAGCCTAAGACCCGTGAGTTCATGATTGCCAGCCACCTTTCAGAAGAGCAGGGGCACCGCCTGATGCTGGAGCAGTTGAACCTGACCCCGGTGATTCACATGAAAATGCGTCTTGGCGAGGGGACCGGGGCGGCATTGACGATGCACCTGGTTGAGGCCGCCACCAGAATAATAAGAGAAATGGCGTCGTTTGACGAAGCAGGGGTCTCCGCCCTGGAGGAGGACAAAATTCTGAAGTAG
- a CDS encoding archaeal fructose 1,6-bisphosphatase, producing the protein MGSKVTVSVIKADIGGFVGHSSVHPELLETARGILAGSPLLIDFHVTHVGDDINLIMTHDGGKDNGEIHQLAWETFSSCTKIAKKMKLYGAGQDLLADAFSGNIKGLGPGLAEMEFEERNSEPIIVFMADKTEPGAWNLPLYKMFADPFNTIGLVIDPKMHKGFLFEVHDLIENKKITFSCPEELYDMLVFIGAPGRYCIKSVYHKETGEIAATSSTQRLNLMAGRYVGKDDPVLIVRCQSGFPAVGEALEPFANPHLVSGWMRGSHSGPLMPVSVAQSNPTRFDGPPRVVALGFQLSDGKLHGPQDFFADPSYDLARQKANEIASYMRSMGPFEPHRLHLEEMEYTTMPEVSKRIKDRFEKLR; encoded by the coding sequence ATGGGCAGTAAAGTAACAGTATCAGTCATTAAAGCCGACATTGGCGGGTTTGTAGGCCATTCCAGCGTTCACCCGGAGCTGCTGGAAACCGCCAGGGGTATTTTAGCCGGAAGTCCGCTTCTCATAGACTTCCACGTCACCCACGTCGGCGACGACATCAACCTGATCATGACACACGACGGAGGCAAGGACAACGGCGAAATACACCAGTTAGCCTGGGAAACCTTCTCATCCTGCACCAAAATTGCCAAAAAGATGAAATTATACGGCGCGGGACAGGATCTGCTGGCCGACGCTTTTTCCGGAAATATCAAGGGCCTCGGGCCCGGCCTGGCCGAAATGGAGTTTGAGGAGCGCAATAGCGAGCCGATAATCGTCTTCATGGCCGACAAAACCGAGCCGGGCGCCTGGAACTTACCGCTTTATAAAATGTTTGCCGATCCTTTCAACACCATCGGCCTGGTTATCGACCCCAAAATGCACAAAGGGTTTTTATTTGAGGTACACGACCTGATTGAAAACAAAAAAATTACCTTTTCCTGCCCCGAAGAGCTTTATGATATGCTCGTGTTTATCGGCGCCCCCGGCCGATATTGCATCAAGTCGGTTTACCACAAGGAAACCGGTGAAATTGCCGCCACCTCAAGCACCCAGCGGCTGAACCTGATGGCCGGGCGCTATGTGGGCAAAGACGACCCGGTTTTAATAGTGCGCTGCCAGAGCGGCTTCCCGGCGGTGGGGGAAGCGCTGGAGCCCTTTGCCAACCCCCACCTGGTGTCGGGCTGGATGCGGGGTTCCCACAGCGGCCCGCTGATGCCGGTGTCCGTAGCCCAGTCCAACCCCACCCGTTTTGACGGCCCGCCCAGGGTGGTGGCGCTCGGCTTCCAGCTAAGCGACGGCAAGCTGCACGGACCACAGGACTTCTTTGCCGATCCCTCCTACGACCTGGCCAGGCAAAAGGCCAACGAGATTGCCAGCTACATGCGCAGCATGGGGCCCTTTGAGCCGCACCGCCTGCACCTGGAAGAAATGGAGTACACCACCATGCCGGAAGTCAGCAAGCGCATTAAAGATCGCTTCGAAAAGCTTCGCTAG
- a CDS encoding hypothetical membrane protein, whose translation MGKKVCCKLLLAAAMTLLLSLLSLPALAGDGHQAVFVIGQNTYFSDGRTAAMDVAPYVENGRTFVPVRYLALSLGVAEDKIIWNPSDQTVTLVKDGTSIMLAVGENIIYINGRPEEIDAVPALKDGRVFLPARRVAEALGYEVAWNGAVQAVLVGSPGNLPELPPAFSWKTRYEQREVETSAGIKTANLVYVNMNNPAVELRPVMAEDRVGRVEELASMAARTGAVAAINGTFFNAYDANDLMPHGTLGANYSYYHLGSNATLGVDDRNRVYIGQLTPYVEGGTDGSWEWPNWWYAWGINHYYSPDGIVVFTPEYKYDTTPPGRTAVVVRNGIVTGIRSGQVEIPEDGYVIWYGENNYERDDQFSAGRQVDYRVTFKENQQARFKATISNYPLLLSNGAIALGDITEPKLTIGAPRSFVGVTWDNILVMGTVDSANVWELAEVTKNLGLKDALNLDGGASCGLYYDGAYIRQPGRLLSNCLVVIQ comes from the coding sequence GTGGGTAAAAAGGTTTGTTGCAAATTGCTGCTTGCGGCAGCAATGACTTTGTTGCTGTCATTGCTGTCCCTGCCGGCACTTGCCGGTGACGGTCACCAGGCTGTATTTGTCATCGGCCAGAACACTTACTTTTCAGACGGACGGACGGCTGCAATGGACGTTGCCCCATACGTCGAAAACGGCCGTACCTTTGTGCCGGTTCGCTATCTGGCCCTCTCTTTGGGCGTGGCGGAGGATAAAATAATCTGGAACCCCTCGGATCAGACCGTAACGCTTGTCAAGGACGGTACAAGCATCATGCTGGCCGTGGGCGAAAACATTATTTACATCAACGGCCGGCCGGAAGAAATTGACGCCGTTCCGGCGTTAAAAGACGGGCGCGTTTTCCTGCCTGCCCGGCGCGTGGCGGAGGCCCTGGGCTATGAAGTGGCCTGGAACGGTGCAGTTCAGGCTGTGCTGGTCGGGTCTCCCGGCAACCTTCCAGAGCTGCCCCCCGCCTTTTCCTGGAAGACCAGGTACGAGCAGAGGGAAGTAGAAACCTCCGCGGGAATTAAAACGGCGAACCTGGTATACGTTAACATGAACAATCCCGCTGTGGAACTCAGGCCCGTAATGGCGGAAGACAGGGTAGGCAGGGTGGAGGAACTTGCTTCCATGGCCGCCAGGACGGGGGCGGTGGCGGCCATCAACGGCACTTTTTTCAACGCCTACGACGCGAACGACCTCATGCCGCACGGCACTCTGGGAGCGAACTACAGTTATTACCACCTGGGCAGCAATGCTACCCTCGGTGTGGACGACCGGAACAGGGTTTATATCGGCCAGCTTACCCCATACGTTGAGGGCGGCACAGACGGTTCATGGGAATGGCCCAACTGGTGGTACGCCTGGGGTATCAACCATTACTATTCACCGGACGGCATCGTGGTTTTCACGCCCGAGTACAAGTATGACACCACCCCGCCCGGCAGGACGGCGGTAGTGGTAAGGAACGGCATTGTCACCGGAATAAGGTCTGGTCAGGTTGAAATACCGGAAGACGGCTATGTTATCTGGTACGGGGAAAACAATTACGAAAGGGACGACCAGTTTTCGGCAGGGAGGCAGGTTGATTACAGGGTAACATTTAAAGAAAACCAGCAGGCCAGGTTCAAGGCCACCATCAGCAATTATCCGCTTCTTTTGTCTAACGGTGCAATCGCTTTGGGCGACATCACCGAGCCCAAGCTAACCATCGGGGCGCCTAGAAGCTTTGTGGGGGTAACCTGGGACAACATCCTGGTGATGGGCACCGTAGATTCTGCAAACGTGTGGGAACTGGCCGAGGTCACGAAAAACCTGGGGTTAAAGGATGCGCTCAACCTGGACGGCGGGGCATCCTGCGGTTTGTACTATGACGGGGCATATATAAGACAGCCGGGGCGCCTGCTTTCAAACTGCCTGGTTGTTATTCAGTGA
- the YSH1 gene encoding predicted exonuclease (the beta-lactamase fold involved in RNA processing), whose product MAVVLTVYDGASCIGGSKIILNDGGAALLLDFGINFKSEGAFFDEFLQPRSTFGFSDLLALGLLPPLKGLYRPDLEYPGIWDRYSGHPLFREVEVQGVLLSHAHFDHCGHFTYLHQDIPVYASLTGAAVCKALQDTAGGEICYITPRELKDGLIRATGYRQVPYEQKIYHAFNCESVPPGMASFWRQCDSARGLNCKPLKACGNETSIADLPVRFWPVDHSIPGAGAYALKTSAGWVVYTGDLRLHGKQGALTRQFINEAASLKPAVLVCEGTHPEVKRPVTENEVAANSFEAVKKEKGLVVADFGPRNIERLLSFLEIAGGTDRLLVLTSKDVYLLEALRAAGETGVPDPCADGRIALYVRPRAVRQKWEDSLLARFGERAPERLVDAVRVRAAPGGYILCFSYYDFHAFLDIEPQGGTYIYSSSEAFSEEMLLDHERVRNWIGLFGFKLYGSLGRDRESSGFHASGHIHGPGIEEMVETIRPSVLVPVHTENREFFRRFEGICRVVYLQNGESFTIG is encoded by the coding sequence TTGGCTGTTGTCCTGACCGTTTACGACGGAGCCAGCTGCATCGGCGGCAGCAAGATAATCCTCAATGACGGCGGGGCGGCCCTGCTTCTGGACTTCGGCATCAACTTCAAGTCCGAGGGCGCCTTCTTTGACGAATTCCTTCAGCCCCGCAGCACCTTCGGTTTCTCCGACCTGCTGGCCCTTGGGCTTTTGCCGCCGCTGAAGGGGCTTTACCGGCCTGACCTGGAGTATCCGGGCATCTGGGACAGATACTCCGGCCACCCGCTCTTCCGGGAGGTGGAAGTGCAGGGTGTCCTCCTTTCCCACGCCCATTTCGATCACTGCGGGCACTTCACCTACCTGCACCAGGACATCCCCGTATACGCCAGCCTGACGGGGGCGGCCGTCTGCAAGGCCCTGCAGGACACGGCGGGCGGAGAAATCTGCTACATTACGCCAAGGGAGCTCAAAGACGGGCTCATCCGGGCAACCGGCTACCGCCAGGTGCCGTATGAGCAGAAAATTTATCATGCGTTCAACTGCGAGTCCGTTCCCCCCGGGATGGCTTCCTTCTGGAGGCAGTGCGACTCTGCACGGGGGCTGAATTGCAAACCCCTTAAGGCATGCGGGAACGAAACCAGCATTGCGGATCTCCCCGTCCGTTTCTGGCCGGTAGACCACTCCATCCCGGGCGCGGGAGCGTACGCCCTTAAAACGTCGGCAGGGTGGGTGGTGTATACGGGCGACCTGCGGCTGCACGGGAAGCAGGGCGCTTTAACCCGTCAGTTTATCAACGAGGCGGCAAGCCTTAAGCCCGCCGTGCTCGTCTGCGAAGGCACGCATCCTGAGGTGAAAAGGCCGGTGACCGAAAACGAGGTGGCCGCCAACAGCTTCGAGGCCGTCAAAAAGGAAAAAGGCCTGGTGGTGGCCGACTTCGGCCCACGCAACATAGAACGGCTTCTCTCCTTCCTGGAGATAGCGGGCGGGACGGACCGCCTGCTGGTGCTCACCTCAAAGGACGTCTACCTGCTGGAGGCCCTGCGCGCCGCGGGCGAAACGGGCGTGCCCGATCCCTGCGCAGACGGCAGGATTGCCCTGTATGTCCGCCCCCGGGCCGTGCGCCAGAAGTGGGAGGACTCCCTGCTGGCCAGGTTCGGCGAACGCGCCCCGGAAAGGCTGGTGGATGCGGTCAGGGTTAGGGCCGCCCCGGGCGGGTACATTCTGTGCTTTTCCTACTACGATTTTCACGCCTTCCTGGATATTGAGCCGCAAGGCGGAACATACATTTACTCTTCCAGCGAGGCCTTCAGCGAGGAAATGCTGCTCGACCATGAAAGGGTGCGGAACTGGATCGGCCTGTTTGGCTTTAAGCTGTACGGCAGCCTGGGGCGCGACAGGGAAAGCTCCGGTTTTCACGCCAGCGGCCATATCCACGGGCCGGGGATAGAAGAGATGGTGGAGACAATAAGGCCGTCCGTACTTGTTCCGGTGCACACCGAAAACAGGGAGTTCTTCCGGCGTTTTGAAGGGATTTGCCGGGTGGTTTATCTGCAAAACGGGGAAAGCTTTACAATTGGATGA
- a CDS encoding hypothetical protein (containing uncharacterized conserved region (COG1598)): protein MDKYIFPAIFEVGEIKGYCVTFPDLPGCITEGNTLEEALQMAREALELHLYGMEEDEDEIPSPTPPERVDVPEKGFVAIVEARMPLIRDRMAKKAVKKTVTLPKWLNDLAEKEKVNFSQLLQTAIKEKLHIRENH, encoded by the coding sequence ATGGACAAATACATTTTCCCGGCCATTTTCGAAGTCGGCGAAATAAAAGGTTACTGCGTCACTTTTCCAGATTTACCCGGTTGCATTACGGAGGGAAATACCTTAGAAGAAGCGCTGCAGATGGCCAGGGAAGCGCTGGAACTCCACTTGTACGGCATGGAAGAAGATGAAGATGAAATCCCTTCTCCAACCCCGCCCGAAAGAGTTGATGTCCCTGAAAAAGGGTTCGTCGCCATCGTCGAAGCTAGGATGCCATTGATCCGGGACAGAATGGCTAAAAAAGCAGTGAAAAAAACGGTCACTCTGCCTAAATGGCTTAACGATTTAGCAGAGAAGGAAAAAGTAAATTTCTCCCAGTTACTCCAGACGGCAATTAAGGAAAAGCTTCACATCCGCGAAAACCACTAA
- a CDS encoding predicted periplasmic or secreted lipoprotein produces MKTVKTYSSTEILRILKKNGWTIKNQEGSHAQLTHPVKSGKVTVPHPRKDLDPKTVRSIFKQAGILMKE; encoded by the coding sequence GTGAAAACGGTGAAAACCTATTCCTCCACAGAAATTCTGCGAATCCTCAAAAAAAACGGGTGGACAATAAAAAACCAGGAAGGTTCGCATGCTCAACTGACACATCCGGTTAAATCTGGTAAGGTCACCGTACCCCACCCGCGGAAAGACCTTGACCCGAAAACCGTGCGGAGCATCTTTAAACAGGCCGGCATTTTAATGAAGGAGTGA
- a CDS encoding hypothetical membrane protein yields the protein MLFNPFDHVNKEDVKKRVARLKKKNPQLGREEICLLILRSKCRWCAAAGAVTALPGVVPVLGTLVAAVGGTALDMVAVGFFLSEMILEMAAVYNRNLDIPGTSREAVWVLASSVGAGIAGRGLTRAAVSQLSGHAFMRLCQQVLLSLGIRAAQRTILRIIPVLGTFIAAAVNYYTCKKVGEFVKNYYARNAYDDLWDGKTIDASAEVMEDE from the coding sequence GTGCTGTTCAACCCTTTTGACCATGTGAACAAAGAAGATGTGAAAAAACGGGTGGCCAGGCTCAAGAAGAAAAACCCACAATTGGGCAGGGAAGAAATTTGCCTTTTAATTTTAAGAAGCAAATGCAGGTGGTGCGCAGCGGCCGGGGCGGTAACGGCCCTGCCTGGTGTGGTTCCGGTGCTGGGCACGCTGGTTGCGGCGGTCGGCGGGACCGCCCTGGATATGGTTGCCGTCGGCTTTTTCTTAAGCGAAATGATTCTGGAAATGGCGGCGGTGTACAACCGCAACCTGGATATACCCGGCACCTCCAGGGAAGCGGTGTGGGTTTTGGCCTCTTCGGTGGGGGCCGGGATTGCCGGAAGGGGGCTGACCAGGGCGGCCGTGTCGCAACTGTCCGGCCATGCTTTTATGCGCCTCTGCCAGCAGGTGCTGCTGTCACTGGGAATCAGGGCCGCCCAGCGGACCATTTTGCGGATCATACCTGTTTTGGGAACCTTTATAGCCGCGGCCGTTAACTATTATACTTGCAAGAAAGTCGGCGAGTTTGTGAAAAACTATTACGCCCGCAACGCCTACGACGATCTCTGGGACGGGAAAACAATCGACGCCAGCGCGGAGGTAATGGAAGACGAGTAA